The window AGCTCTCAAGAGGTATTTTCAAAATACTCAGGTACAAAGGTTGTAAAAGAGCAGCTTGTAAAAGAAAAAGGTAGATTGGAAAATGAGATTAAAAAGCAAGAAGTAGGTCTTCAAAAACTGAAAGTTGAACTGCAGGCAAAAGGTAACTCAGTTACACAACAGGAAAAAACTAAATTCCAGAAACAAGCTGAAGAATTTCAAAAATATGTAAATCAATCACAGATGAATTTGAATAGACAGGAAAAAGAGAAGTTTAGTCAAATAACTAAAAATATTGATGCTTCCATCCAGTCAGTTGCGAAAAAAGAGAAATTTGATTATATATTTGAAGATGGAGCAATCAAGTTTGGCGGAGAAGACATAACTCAAAAAGTAATAAACCAGATGGAAAAGGGTCAAAAGATAAAGTTAAACTAAACTATATAATGCACTGGGAGGCTGTTTTATGAAATATAAATTACAAGATGTAGCTGCCCTCCTAGGCGGTGAAGTAAAGGGAGATAAAAGTCTTGAGGTATCAGGACTTGCTCCCTTTTTTCAAGCCAGGGAGACGGAGCTTACTTTTGCTGCAGATGAAAAATTTTTAAAGAAAATATCAGAAACAAAGGCAGGGGCTGTAATAGTACCCCCTATACCTGGACTGCCTGAGGATAAG is drawn from uncultured Ilyobacter sp. and contains these coding sequences:
- a CDS encoding OmpH family outer membrane protein, with amino-acid sequence MKKLMILALAVTMSMSVFAMKVGYVSSQEVFSKYSGTKVVKEQLVKEKGRLENEIKKQEVGLQKLKVELQAKGNSVTQQEKTKFQKQAEEFQKYVNQSQMNLNRQEKEKFSQITKNIDASIQSVAKKEKFDYIFEDGAIKFGGEDITQKVINQMEKGQKIKLN